In Natronogracilivirga saccharolytica, the following are encoded in one genomic region:
- a CDS encoding PorV/PorQ family protein has protein sequence MTKRILTAALLLLITTPVLHAGGGQTTGMQFLLTGPSAHNMGISEGNTASLSGASSIFLNPSMLALEKQSSATISYMIWPATDTQNSFAGLAYRRDNDAFGVAFMSSLIDDVAFRQNPTQNPDGTFSVRYFSVATSYARNIGPLSLGLTGMYLHEQYFQQDAGGYGLNAGVGMNIFDERVRLGASLRNLGSMDELSETATELPTMLSFGADIRFLQFSTTAADDEIPLLVSFIGDFNLPLNEFEPEDGSISPQKDGYFNLGMELRVSDLIDLRGGYRTGETERRFSLGAGLLISEFYFNYAFMPYETGFGTAHAISLQYNF, from the coding sequence ATGACAAAAAGAATCCTGACGGCGGCATTACTCTTACTGATAACTACTCCGGTACTGCATGCGGGAGGCGGGCAGACTACCGGAATGCAGTTCCTCCTGACAGGCCCTTCAGCCCATAATATGGGAATTTCCGAAGGAAATACGGCTTCTTTGTCCGGGGCATCCTCCATATTCCTGAACCCGTCCATGCTGGCACTGGAAAAACAGAGCAGTGCAACCATTTCATATATGATATGGCCCGCAACGGACACACAGAACAGTTTTGCAGGACTTGCTTACCGCAGGGATAACGACGCCTTCGGTGTCGCATTCATGTCATCGCTGATCGATGATGTTGCGTTCCGGCAAAATCCGACCCAAAACCCTGACGGGACTTTTTCAGTCAGATATTTTTCTGTTGCTACCTCCTATGCCCGCAATATCGGTCCGCTATCTCTGGGATTGACCGGCATGTATCTGCACGAACAGTATTTTCAGCAAGACGCAGGCGGATACGGGCTCAATGCCGGGGTTGGCATGAACATCTTTGACGAGCGCGTCAGGCTTGGTGCATCGCTTAGAAACCTGGGATCCATGGATGAGCTTTCCGAGACGGCTACGGAGCTGCCGACCATGCTGAGTTTTGGCGCGGACATCCGGTTTCTTCAGTTTTCCACGACAGCTGCCGATGATGAAATTCCGCTATTGGTATCATTCATAGGTGATTTCAATCTTCCGTTGAATGAATTCGAGCCTGAAGATGGCTCCATCAGTCCTCAAAAAGACGGTTATTTCAACCTGGGAATGGAGCTCAGGGTTTCAGATTTAATTGATCTGAGGGGCGGGTATCGCACCGGTGAGACAGAACGCCGGTTCAGCCTGGGAGCCGGATTACTGATAAGTGAGTTCTATTTTAATTATGCCTTCATGCCTTATGAAACCGGGTTCGGAACCGCTCACGCCATAAGCCTGCAGTACAACTTCTGA
- the pssA gene encoding CDP-diacylglycerol--serine O-phosphatidyltransferase, translating to MMNPEKRKLRRQLRNDHLRQKFRKPIPRAVVPSFFTLMNLFCGFVAIVQIYEGKIEFGAWLIVLAAVFDMMDGFMARLANATSEFGIELDSLSDMVSFGVAPGFLFYSHSLNELMIIGIIVSALPVICGSMRLARFNVDARIEDPDYFKGLPIPAMAMMLVALFLIFQDSGALFEGFKYGINSVIIPVILLLSLLMVSTVPFDKIPKFKKGHLRKHRGRVYLFIFYFIAVIMLQEYGLILVFSIFIFKGVVMALIRFWKEIHEEPVQG from the coding sequence ATGATGAATCCTGAAAAAAGAAAATTGCGCAGGCAACTGAGAAATGACCACTTGCGTCAGAAGTTCCGCAAACCCATTCCGAGGGCTGTTGTTCCGAGTTTTTTTACCCTGATGAACCTGTTCTGCGGTTTTGTTGCTATCGTACAGATTTATGAGGGCAAGATTGAGTTTGGTGCCTGGCTGATTGTACTGGCTGCCGTCTTTGATATGATGGATGGTTTCATGGCAAGGCTTGCCAATGCAACATCAGAGTTTGGTATTGAGCTGGATTCTCTGAGTGATATGGTTTCTTTCGGTGTGGCTCCGGGATTTCTGTTCTACAGCCATTCTCTCAATGAATTGATGATCATAGGAATCATCGTGTCTGCGTTACCCGTTATCTGCGGATCGATGCGGCTGGCGCGGTTTAACGTGGATGCCCGTATTGAAGATCCGGACTATTTCAAGGGGCTGCCGATTCCGGCAATGGCCATGATGCTTGTCGCTCTGTTTCTCATTTTTCAGGACAGCGGTGCATTGTTTGAAGGGTTCAAGTACGGAATCAACAGTGTCATTATTCCGGTTATTCTGTTGCTCTCTCTGCTGATGGTAAGCACGGTTCCCTTTGACAAAATCCCCAAGTTCAAAAAAGGCCATCTGCGCAAGCACAGAGGAAGGGTTTATCTGTTTATATTCTATTTCATTGCTGTTATCATGCTTCAGGAATACGGACTGATACTGGTTTTTTCCATTTTCATTTTCAAGGGGGTCGTCATGGCCCTGATCCGTTTCTGGAAGGAGATTCACGAGGAGCCGGTTCAGGGCTGA